A single Corynebacterium stationis DNA region contains:
- the selB gene encoding selenocysteine-specific translation elongation factor, which translates to MYVIATAGHVDHGKSTLVNALTTMDPDRWEEEKQRGLTIDLGFAWTTLKSGANVAFVDVPGHERFIANTLAGLGPAPAVMLVIAADEGWKEQTSEHLEAIDALGIERGIIVLTRMDNGLRISEANVRDKVAGTSLSVAPIFAVSARTGEGMEELRGGIDKLLPADEVLQQACAMPARMWIDRAFSIKGAGTVVTGTWAVGSVKIGEHLKLVTASGEHDVIVRGLHSENSAVDKAEPVMRLALNLRGVDADAISRGDVLTEAESTWWQPEVIDVRWRTGPKLDGVPRKLNLHVGTASVPVHVRGLDAEHARLTLQGRAFPLRLGDRLALRGPGLDALAGVEVVDMDPPLLNRRGAPVRRAQALRDQKPFDASAYVARKEAVMKETLAAAGFDVANKPASLVEFRSWWVNAQAIARWTAQLRTLFDTHLTDDHLSDGLPLATALSALALPDDSLVSIAVAGARLKRDGAIIRDPHAAPRDLGPAEKSVAIVEAQLAKEPFVAPDASTLDELGLGPIELAAAERAGRLLRVGPIVLLPSAPQQAAEILGQQPGEFTLSQARQALGTTRRVAVPLLEYMDARGLTRRTSDSARVLMKTT; encoded by the coding sequence ATGTACGTTATCGCCACTGCCGGGCACGTTGACCACGGCAAATCCACGCTAGTTAATGCACTGACCACGATGGACCCCGATCGCTGGGAAGAAGAAAAACAGCGCGGGCTCACCATTGATTTAGGCTTTGCGTGGACCACCCTAAAATCCGGGGCGAATGTCGCCTTCGTTGATGTGCCAGGCCACGAGCGTTTCATCGCCAATACGCTTGCCGGCCTAGGGCCCGCGCCAGCAGTCATGCTAGTTATTGCTGCTGATGAAGGCTGGAAAGAACAAACCTCAGAGCACCTCGAAGCCATCGACGCGCTCGGCATTGAGCGCGGCATTATCGTCCTCACACGCATGGACAACGGGCTGCGCATTAGCGAAGCCAACGTTCGCGATAAAGTCGCGGGCACGTCTTTGTCTGTAGCTCCCATCTTTGCGGTATCCGCGCGTACGGGTGAGGGGATGGAAGAGCTGCGAGGGGGCATCGATAAGCTGCTTCCCGCTGATGAAGTTCTGCAGCAAGCTTGTGCGATGCCAGCGCGAATGTGGATTGACCGGGCTTTTTCTATCAAAGGCGCTGGCACCGTTGTCACAGGCACGTGGGCTGTGGGGAGCGTGAAAATTGGCGAACACCTGAAACTTGTGACTGCGAGTGGCGAGCACGATGTGATCGTGCGCGGGCTGCACAGTGAGAATTCGGCCGTGGATAAGGCCGAGCCGGTGATGCGTTTGGCGCTGAATCTGCGCGGGGTGGATGCTGATGCCATCTCGCGTGGCGATGTGCTGACCGAAGCTGAAAGTACCTGGTGGCAGCCGGAAGTCATCGATGTCCGCTGGCGCACGGGGCCAAAGCTAGATGGTGTGCCTCGCAAGCTAAATCTCCACGTTGGTACAGCATCGGTGCCTGTCCACGTGCGCGGATTGGATGCTGAGCACGCGCGGCTAACCCTGCAAGGACGCGCTTTCCCGCTGCGACTGGGTGACCGTCTGGCGCTGCGTGGGCCGGGCTTGGATGCCTTGGCTGGGGTTGAGGTAGTAGATATGGACCCGCCGCTGTTGAATCGCCGCGGGGCACCTGTGCGGCGTGCACAGGCGCTGCGTGACCAAAAACCGTTTGATGCTTCGGCCTATGTTGCGCGCAAGGAGGCTGTGATGAAAGAAACCTTGGCGGCGGCCGGTTTCGATGTGGCGAACAAGCCTGCATCGCTGGTGGAATTTCGCAGCTGGTGGGTCAATGCCCAAGCTATTGCCCGGTGGACGGCGCAGCTACGCACGCTTTTCGATACCCACCTGACCGACGACCACTTATCCGACGGCCTGCCCCTGGCGACCGCGCTCTCCGCGCTTGCGTTGCCGGATGACAGCTTGGTTTCCATTGCTGTCGCGGGCGCACGACTCAAGCGCGATGGTGCCATCATCCGCGACCCGCATGCAGCACCTCGCGATCTTGGACCTGCCGAGAAATCTGTTGCGATAGTAGAAGCGCAACTAGCCAAAGAACCATTTGTGGCGCCTGATGCCAGCACCCTAGATGAACTCGGGCTTGGGCCAATCGAGCTGGCCGCAGCAGAGCGCGCCGGGAGACTACTTCGTGTCGGTCCAATCGTGCTACTTCCTAGCGCCCCGCAGCAGGCTGCGGAAATCTTGGGTCAGCAGCCGGGGGAGTTCACGCTATCGCAAGCACGTCAGGCCCTTGGTACGACGCGGCGAGTTGCCGTGCCGCTTTTGGAATACATGGACGCACGCGGTCTGACCAGGCGCACCAGTGATAGTGCCCGTGTCCTGATGAAAACAACCTAG
- the nrfD gene encoding NrfD/PsrC family molybdoenzyme membrane anchor subunit: MPDFDEYRPPGYERRYRGDKKKKGNGPRKKRGAGAQDGTREERMALDFEFANYYGQPVVKAPPWEWPIGVYFWLGGIAGGSALLGAGAQATSNKPLLRTTRLTSIVAAGLGSAFLILDLGRPERFYNMFRVFKASSPMNMGSWLLGGFSGAAAVAAASEAAEMTKNVLPLPNVVHRVLHTAAGPAGIVSAVLGGPLAGYTAVLIADTSNPTWNGAKKHLPYVFVASASLASAGTAMITTPVENAAPARALALAGVAGDLAMVRVMEDNMEPEHVKHLKEGKPGKLMKASEYLAVAGGVGTALASVTKSRAVSVVAGGCLAAASLCTRLGVLEGGLESAKDPEATIGPQKRRAEARLRESGLTNSVITTK; this comes from the coding sequence ATGCCGGATTTTGACGAGTATCGCCCGCCCGGATACGAGCGCCGCTACCGCGGTGACAAGAAGAAAAAGGGCAACGGACCGCGCAAGAAGCGTGGCGCCGGTGCACAGGACGGTACGCGCGAAGAGCGCATGGCGCTGGACTTCGAGTTTGCCAACTACTACGGTCAACCGGTGGTCAAAGCCCCACCATGGGAGTGGCCGATTGGTGTGTACTTTTGGCTCGGCGGCATCGCCGGCGGTTCTGCGTTACTCGGTGCTGGTGCGCAAGCCACATCGAATAAGCCGCTGCTACGCACTACCCGGTTGACCTCTATTGTTGCAGCTGGTCTCGGCTCGGCATTCCTCATCTTAGACTTGGGCCGACCTGAGCGTTTTTACAACATGTTCCGCGTATTCAAGGCATCCTCGCCTATGAACATGGGTTCGTGGCTGCTCGGTGGATTCTCTGGTGCAGCCGCTGTTGCGGCCGCATCTGAAGCCGCCGAGATGACCAAGAACGTGTTGCCTTTGCCAAACGTCGTCCACCGTGTTTTGCACACGGCAGCTGGTCCTGCCGGAATTGTTTCGGCTGTTCTCGGCGGTCCATTGGCTGGCTACACGGCTGTGTTGATCGCTGATACTTCCAATCCCACCTGGAACGGCGCCAAAAAGCATTTGCCATACGTATTCGTGGCATCGGCCTCTCTAGCTTCGGCCGGCACAGCGATGATCACCACTCCGGTTGAAAACGCAGCTCCCGCTCGCGCGCTCGCGCTAGCTGGCGTGGCCGGTGACTTGGCGATGGTCCGGGTCATGGAAGACAACATGGAACCCGAGCACGTCAAGCACCTTAAAGAGGGCAAGCCCGGCAAGCTCATGAAAGCATCCGAATACCTTGCCGTCGCCGGCGGCGTGGGAACAGCGCTTGCATCAGTGACCAAGTCCCGCGCTGTCTCCGTTGTTGCTGGCGGCTGTCTCGCAGCGGCTTCTTTGTGCACCCGCTTAGGCGTCCTTGAAGGCGGCCTCGAATCTGCCAAAGACCCCGAGGCAACCATCGGTCCGCAGAAACGCCGCGCCGAGGCGCGCCTGCGCGAATCCGGACTTACAAATTCGGTGATTACTACCAAGTAG
- the selD gene encoding selenide, water dikinase SelD has product MTPKLTSFAAGGGCACKIPAGQLESAIAGLIGNDDPNVIVGLEDGDDASAIRINGDTAVISTADFFTPMIDDPYDWGRVAAANALSDVYAMGGDPITAINLLGWPVDLLGLDVLREVLRGGMEVCNEAGISVTGGHSITAPEPIYGMSVTGIADPAKLMRNDAAAPGLPLTLTKGVGVGIFNNKHKATGEVSLEAVKSMTALNREASKAAVAAGHKAATDITGFGLLGHLYKMCRASDVNAEINFADVPEIPGAKQALADGFVPGGSRRNLDWVREHLNVANSSLTEEDLVFLADAQTSGGLLVVGEVPGYPVIGHTVARPATSNSGSDSGSAKAGAYITIN; this is encoded by the coding sequence ATGACACCAAAACTTACCTCTTTCGCGGCTGGCGGCGGCTGCGCATGCAAGATACCCGCAGGTCAGCTTGAATCCGCTATCGCCGGGCTCATTGGCAATGATGACCCCAACGTCATCGTGGGATTAGAAGACGGCGACGACGCCTCGGCGATTCGCATCAACGGGGACACCGCCGTGATTTCCACCGCGGACTTTTTCACCCCCATGATTGACGACCCCTACGACTGGGGCCGGGTTGCCGCCGCCAATGCGCTTTCCGATGTCTACGCCATGGGCGGCGACCCCATTACCGCCATCAACCTCCTGGGCTGGCCCGTTGACTTGCTCGGATTAGATGTCTTGCGTGAAGTGCTGCGCGGCGGCATGGAAGTCTGCAACGAAGCTGGCATTTCTGTCACCGGCGGGCATTCGATTACCGCGCCCGAACCCATCTACGGCATGTCCGTCACGGGCATCGCCGACCCCGCGAAGCTCATGCGTAACGATGCCGCCGCCCCCGGCCTTCCACTGACGCTAACCAAGGGCGTCGGCGTGGGCATTTTTAACAACAAGCACAAAGCCACCGGCGAAGTCTCTCTTGAAGCCGTTAAGTCCATGACCGCGCTCAACCGCGAAGCTTCCAAGGCTGCAGTTGCCGCTGGTCACAAGGCCGCAACTGATATCACCGGTTTCGGTTTGCTCGGTCACCTTTACAAAATGTGCCGCGCTTCCGACGTAAACGCCGAAATCAATTTCGCTGACGTTCCAGAGATTCCTGGCGCAAAGCAAGCGCTTGCCGATGGCTTCGTTCCCGGCGGTTCCCGCCGCAACCTCGATTGGGTGCGTGAACACCTCAACGTCGCCAATTCTTCGCTTACCGAGGAGGACCTGGTCTTCCTCGCCGACGCCCAGACCTCCGGCGGCCTGCTCGTGGTCGGCGAAGTCCCTGGTTACCCAGTTATCGGCCACACCGTCGCCCGCCCTGCGACTTCCAACTCGGGCTCCGATTCCGGTTCAGCCAAGGCAGGCGCTTACATCACAATCAATTAG
- the selA gene encoding L-seryl-tRNA(Sec) selenium transferase, giving the protein MTDPRRFIPRVDEILASQVVANARAHLAEHVIRVRINQVLAAARAGEIAPQAVKDEVEASLIDATPYSLHPVLNATGVIIHTNIGRAPLPPEAVDALVAAAGYTDVELDLETGLRSKNRGRAAIEALLAACPGAEDALVVNNGAAALLLATAALAPDKEVIISRGELIEIGAGFRLPELIESTSVRLKEIGATNRTHLADYEHAVTEKTGAILKVHPSNFRIEGFTSSVGIEPLRELADDRGISLIVDLGSGLLRPDATVPDEPDLQAQLAAGADIIIASGDKLLGGPQAGIMLGTHEAIAKVKQHPLARAVRIDKLRLNALEASINAPSNAVEDALHLDPAEHLARTEALAQAVGGEVVEHPGRVGGGGAPEYPLPGYAVALDEFLAPLLRQGRPAVLPRVHNGQCLIDVRCIPASDDQMLAAAILRAQEQAE; this is encoded by the coding sequence ATGACTGACCCGCGGCGTTTTATCCCTCGCGTTGATGAGATTTTGGCGTCGCAGGTAGTTGCTAATGCCCGCGCGCACTTGGCTGAGCATGTCATTCGCGTGCGCATAAACCAGGTGCTTGCGGCAGCGCGGGCCGGGGAGATAGCACCGCAAGCAGTCAAAGATGAGGTTGAAGCATCGCTTATCGATGCCACCCCGTACTCCCTTCATCCCGTCTTAAACGCCACGGGCGTAATCATTCATACCAATATCGGACGTGCGCCGCTGCCGCCGGAAGCTGTCGATGCGCTGGTGGCGGCTGCCGGGTACACGGACGTGGAGCTGGACTTAGAGACGGGGCTGCGGTCGAAAAATCGTGGCCGCGCTGCGATTGAAGCTTTGCTGGCTGCGTGCCCAGGCGCCGAGGATGCGCTGGTGGTGAACAATGGGGCTGCGGCATTATTACTGGCCACGGCAGCGCTAGCGCCGGACAAGGAAGTCATCATCTCCCGCGGTGAGTTGATTGAAATCGGTGCGGGCTTTCGCCTGCCAGAGCTTATCGAATCCACCTCGGTGCGCTTGAAAGAAATTGGCGCGACCAACCGCACGCACCTGGCAGATTATGAGCATGCCGTGACGGAGAAGACCGGGGCGATATTGAAGGTGCATCCATCGAATTTCCGTATTGAGGGCTTTACTTCTTCGGTGGGAATTGAACCGCTGCGAGAGCTCGCGGATGACCGCGGAATCTCGTTGATTGTGGACTTAGGCTCAGGATTGTTGCGCCCTGATGCGACGGTGCCGGATGAGCCGGACTTGCAAGCACAGCTGGCAGCGGGCGCGGATATCATCATCGCGTCGGGCGATAAGCTGCTTGGCGGACCACAGGCAGGAATCATGCTGGGAACACATGAGGCGATAGCGAAGGTGAAACAGCATCCGTTGGCAAGAGCGGTGCGCATCGATAAGCTGCGGCTCAACGCGTTGGAAGCAAGCATCAATGCCCCTAGCAATGCGGTTGAGGATGCTTTGCATCTGGACCCCGCGGAGCACTTGGCGCGCACCGAGGCGCTTGCGCAGGCTGTGGGCGGCGAGGTCGTCGAACACCCTGGCCGCGTGGGTGGGGGAGGCGCGCCCGAATATCCATTGCCAGGTTATGCCGTGGCCCTGGATGAATTCTTGGCGCCGCTGCTTCGGCAGGGACGACCAGCTGTGTTGCCGCGCGTACACAACGGGCAGTGTTTGATTGATGTCCGCTGCATTCCAGCAAGCGATGACCAAATGCTTGCCGCGGCTATTCTGCGAGCGCAGGAGCAAGCGGAATAG